One Punica granatum isolate Tunisia-2019 chromosome 3, ASM765513v2, whole genome shotgun sequence genomic window carries:
- the LOC116201817 gene encoding uncharacterized protein LOC116201817, translating to MAVSVAVLSTIIGLHLIAFVFAVGAEHRRSTATVKPDEYDEYTYCVYTTDASTVYGLSAFGLLLLSQTVLNGVTKCLCFGRGLVTGSSVTAWAVFFFIFSWVSFLGAEACLLAGSARNAYHTKYRGFFGGDHLSCATLRKGVFAAAAAMTLLSLVGSVFFYWLHSKADTGGWQKHREEGVGMAASDFASQQHQQTESGKA from the exons ATGGCGGTCTCCGTCGCCGTACTCTCCACCATCATTGGCCTCCACCTCATCGCCTTTGTCTTCGCTGTCGGCGCCGAACACCGCCGCAGCACG GCCACGGTGAAGCCGGACGAGTACGACGAGTACACCTACTGCGTCTACACCACAGACGCGTCGACGGTGTACGGGCTCTCGGCGTTCGGACTCTTGCTCCTTAGCCAGACGGTGCTCAACGGAGTCACTAAGTGCCTCTGCTTCGGCAGGGGCCTAGTGACGGGGTCCTCCGTCACGGCTTGGgctgtcttcttcttcatatTCTCCTG GGTAAGCTTCTTGGGAGCAGAGGCTTGCTTACTGGCCGGGTCAGCAAGAAATGCCTACCACACCAAGTACCGAGGCTTCTTTGGAGGAGACCATCTGTCTTGTGCCACTCTCCGCAAAGGTGTGTTTGCTGCAGCAGCTGCTATGACTTTACTGTCTCTTGTGGGTTCAGTGTTCTTCTACTGGTTGCACTCCAAGGCAGATACTGGTGGGTGGCAGAAGCACCGTGAAGAAGGTGTCGGGATGGCAGCTTCTGATTTTGCTTCTCAACAGCATCAGCAGACTGAATCCGGGAAAGCCTGA
- the LOC116200162 gene encoding uncharacterized protein LOC116200162, with amino-acid sequence MNGNKGDTTMDVESTAGNETEFRPLEHPREPPFDEDQPIECPMRVSSAVNVGEMPKENSMESPRKRMESTNMMSNEGTILKADAEPPSARKRHHNQTHGDIVITPILRNIPPPPQSNLTHELTTLHQMDSFKPNLN; translated from the exons ATGAATGGAAATAAGGGAGATACCACCATGGACGTGGAGAGTACTGCCGGGAATGAGACAGAATTCCGACCGCTTGAACACCCAAGGGAGCCGCCGTTTGATGAAGATCAGCCGATTGAATGTCCCATGCGTGTGTCCTCTGCTGTCAAT gTCGGAGAGATGCCCAAGGAAAACTCAATGGAGAGCCCAAGGAAGAGAATGGAATCAACAAATATGATGAGTAATGAAGGGACGATTCTCAAGGCGGATGCTGAACCCCCCAGTGCACGAAAGAGGCATCATAATCAGACCCATGGGGACATTGTCATAACTCCAATCCTGAGGAACATACCACCACCACCGCAATCAAACTTAACCCATGAACTCACCACACTTCACCAGATGGACAGTTTCAAGCctaatttaaattga
- the LOC116200160 gene encoding IAA-alanine resistance protein 1 isoform X4, which yields MLNSIPGSTVVGPISQRRKKKKNMMNKMGHHGRQQQTQRFQLLAFIFLLCLDLSLGHEDAHHHHHHHCSHDHDHHVHEVAQQKLPEELAEEEDLKLYGFDSHHGHHHSHDGGHDHEHVGRLHHSGDSDLPKLALWVHALGCSFLVSMASLICLIILPLIFVQGKPSKAIVDSLALFGAGAMLGDAFLHQLPHAFGGEHSHSHDHHVDHLHESTSRHGHVHTLKDLSVGISVLSGIVLFLLVEKLVRYVDNHSQGAGEWNHGHHHHHHHHSKNSNKKLDDVKNVGDNVQSKSSDGNGMSSEMRSHDSSDGRNSTEPSSLRKRKVTDGATGATDTATGEVANSGSSKNMISSKEEEPSQSSSNLVFGYLNLFSDGVHNFTDGMALGSAFLLYGSVGGWSRTLFLLAHELPQEVGDFGILVRSGFSVSKALFFNFLSALVALGGTALSLLWGQDPGQSSLIEGFTAGGFIYIAVAGVLAEMNNNGSSSIKSSLAQLTSLILEDTRMGHSIG from the exons ATGCTGAACTCAATACCTGGCTCAACAGTAGTTGGTCCTATTTCacagagaaggaagaagaagaagaatatgaTGAACAAGATGGGCCATCATGGGCGGCAGCAGCAGACACAAAGATTTCAATTACTTGCATTTATCTTCTTATTATGTTTGGATCTGAGTTTGGGTCATGAGGACGCccatcaccatcaccatcatcacTGTTCACATGATCATGACCATCACGTGCATGAGGTAGCACAACAGAAGCTGCCAGAAGAATTGGCTGAGGAGGAGGATCTGAAGCTGTATGGATTCGACTCTCATCATGGGCACCACCATAGCCATGATGGGGGCCATGACCACGAGCATGTCGGTCGGCTGCATCATTCTGGTGATTCTGATCTCCCCAAGTTAG CTCTTTGGGTGCATGCTTTGGGCTGCTCCTTTCTGGTTAGCATGGCGTCTCTTATTTGTCTCATTATTCTGCCACTAATTTTTG TACAAGGGAAACCATCCAAGGCGATTGTCGATTCATTGGCTTTATTTGGG GCCGGAGCGATGTTAGGGGATGCATTTCTTCACCAACTACCACATGCTTTTG GCGGAGAGCATTCTCACTCACATGATCATCATGTTGATCATTTGCATGAGTCAACTTCCAGACATGGACATGTTCACACTTTGAAAGATCTTTCTGTTGGAATCTCAGTTTTGT CTGGAATTGTGCTATTTCTTCTTGTAGAGAAGCTGGTGAGGTATGTTGACAATCATTCTCAAGGGGCTGGTGAATGGAATCATGgtcatcatcaccatcatcatcatcatagcAAGAATAGTAATAAGAAGCTGGATGATGTGAAAAATGTTGGGGACAATGTTCAGTCAAAATCATCTGATGGAAATGGAATGTCGTCAGAGATGCGATCTCATGACTCTTCAGACGGAAGGAATTCAACTGAACCTAGTTCTCTTCGAAAG AGAAAGGTTACTGATGGAGCTACAGGCGCTACAGACACAGCCACTGGTGAAGTTGCTAATAGTGGATCCTCCAAAAATATGATATCTTCCAAAGAAGAGGAGCCATCGCAATCATCATCAAATCTTGTGTTTGGTTATCTCAATCTTTTCTCTGACGGTGTA CACAATTTCACTGATGGAATGGCTCTAGGAAGCGCATTTCTTCTGTATGGATCTGTTGGTGGATGGTCTAGGACCCTATTTTTGCTCGCCCATGAGCTTCCTCAAGAG GTTGGTGATTTTGGTATCTTAGTACGATCGGGGTTTAGCGTATCCAAGGCCctcttcttcaattttctcTCTGCACTTGTTGCATTAGGAGGGACTGCTCTT TCACTGCTTTGGGGTCAAGATCCAGGACAGTCTTCCCTGATCGAG GGATTTACCGCTGGGGGATTTATATACATAGCAGTTGCAGGTGTGCTTGCagaaatgaataataatgGAAGCTCATCGATAAAGAGCAGTTTGGCTCAGTTGACTTCGCTTATACTCG AGGACACACGCATGGGACATTCAATCGGCTGA
- the LOC116200160 gene encoding IAA-alanine resistance protein 1 isoform X3, whose translation MLNSIPGSTVVGPISQRRKKKKNMMNKMGHHGRQQQTQRFQLLAFIFLLCLDLSLGHEDAHHHHHHHCSHDHDHHVHEVAQQKLPEELAEEEDLKLYGFDSHHGHHHSHDGGHDHEHVGRLHHSGDSDLPKLALWVHALGCSFLVSMASLICLIILPLIFVQGKPSKAIVDSLALFGAGAMLGDAFLHQLPHAFGGEHSHSHDHHVDHLHESTSRHGHVHTLKDLSVGISVLSGIVLFLLVEKLVRYVDNHSQGAGEWNHGHHHHHHHHSKNSNKKLDDVKNVGDNVQSKSSDGNGMSSEMRSHDSSDGRNSTEPSSLRKRKVTDGATGATDTATGEVANSGSSKNMISSKEEEPSQSSSNLVFGYLNLFSDGVHNFTDGMALGSAFLLYGSVGGWSRTLFLLAHELPQEVGDFGILVRSGFSVSKALFFNFLSALVALGGTALSLLWGQDPGQSSLIEGFTAGGFIYIAVAGVLAEMNNNGSSSIKSSLAQLTSLILAEDTRMGHSIG comes from the exons ATGCTGAACTCAATACCTGGCTCAACAGTAGTTGGTCCTATTTCacagagaaggaagaagaagaagaatatgaTGAACAAGATGGGCCATCATGGGCGGCAGCAGCAGACACAAAGATTTCAATTACTTGCATTTATCTTCTTATTATGTTTGGATCTGAGTTTGGGTCATGAGGACGCccatcaccatcaccatcatcacTGTTCACATGATCATGACCATCACGTGCATGAGGTAGCACAACAGAAGCTGCCAGAAGAATTGGCTGAGGAGGAGGATCTGAAGCTGTATGGATTCGACTCTCATCATGGGCACCACCATAGCCATGATGGGGGCCATGACCACGAGCATGTCGGTCGGCTGCATCATTCTGGTGATTCTGATCTCCCCAAGTTAG CTCTTTGGGTGCATGCTTTGGGCTGCTCCTTTCTGGTTAGCATGGCGTCTCTTATTTGTCTCATTATTCTGCCACTAATTTTTG TACAAGGGAAACCATCCAAGGCGATTGTCGATTCATTGGCTTTATTTGGG GCCGGAGCGATGTTAGGGGATGCATTTCTTCACCAACTACCACATGCTTTTG GCGGAGAGCATTCTCACTCACATGATCATCATGTTGATCATTTGCATGAGTCAACTTCCAGACATGGACATGTTCACACTTTGAAAGATCTTTCTGTTGGAATCTCAGTTTTGT CTGGAATTGTGCTATTTCTTCTTGTAGAGAAGCTGGTGAGGTATGTTGACAATCATTCTCAAGGGGCTGGTGAATGGAATCATGgtcatcatcaccatcatcatcatcatagcAAGAATAGTAATAAGAAGCTGGATGATGTGAAAAATGTTGGGGACAATGTTCAGTCAAAATCATCTGATGGAAATGGAATGTCGTCAGAGATGCGATCTCATGACTCTTCAGACGGAAGGAATTCAACTGAACCTAGTTCTCTTCGAAAG AGAAAGGTTACTGATGGAGCTACAGGCGCTACAGACACAGCCACTGGTGAAGTTGCTAATAGTGGATCCTCCAAAAATATGATATCTTCCAAAGAAGAGGAGCCATCGCAATCATCATCAAATCTTGTGTTTGGTTATCTCAATCTTTTCTCTGACGGTGTA CACAATTTCACTGATGGAATGGCTCTAGGAAGCGCATTTCTTCTGTATGGATCTGTTGGTGGATGGTCTAGGACCCTATTTTTGCTCGCCCATGAGCTTCCTCAAGAG GTTGGTGATTTTGGTATCTTAGTACGATCGGGGTTTAGCGTATCCAAGGCCctcttcttcaattttctcTCTGCACTTGTTGCATTAGGAGGGACTGCTCTT TCACTGCTTTGGGGTCAAGATCCAGGACAGTCTTCCCTGATCGAG GGATTTACCGCTGGGGGATTTATATACATAGCAGTTGCAGGTGTGCTTGCagaaatgaataataatgGAAGCTCATCGATAAAGAGCAGTTTGGCTCAGTTGACTTCGCTTATACTCG CAGAGGACACACGCATGGGACATTCAATCGGCTGA
- the LOC116200160 gene encoding IAA-alanine resistance protein 1 isoform X1 produces MLNSIPGSTVVGPISQRRKKKKNMMNKMGHHGRQQQTQRFQLLAFIFLLCLDLSLGHEDAHHHHHHHCSHDHDHHVHEVAQQKLPEELAEEEDLKLYGFDSHHGHHHSHDGGHDHEHVGRLHHSGDSDLPKLALWVHALGCSFLVSMASLICLIILPLIFVQGKPSKAIVDSLALFGAGAMLGDAFLHQLPHAFGGEHSHSHDHHVDHLHESTSRHGHVHTLKDLSVGISVLSGIVLFLLVEKLVRYVDNHSQGAGEWNHGHHHHHHHHSKNSNKKLDDVKNVGDNVQSKSSDGNGMSSEMRSHDSSDGRNSTEPSSLRKRKVTDGATGATDTATGEVANSGSSKNMISSKEEEPSQSSSNLVFGYLNLFSDGVHNFTDGMALGSAFLLYGSVGGWSRTLFLLAHELPQEVGDFGILVRSGFSVSKALFFNFLSALVALGGTALSLLWGQDPGQSSLIEGFTAGGFIYIAVAGVLAEMNNNGSSSIKSSLAQLTSLILVFMRKRSSDIKDWGCFIR; encoded by the exons ATGCTGAACTCAATACCTGGCTCAACAGTAGTTGGTCCTATTTCacagagaaggaagaagaagaagaatatgaTGAACAAGATGGGCCATCATGGGCGGCAGCAGCAGACACAAAGATTTCAATTACTTGCATTTATCTTCTTATTATGTTTGGATCTGAGTTTGGGTCATGAGGACGCccatcaccatcaccatcatcacTGTTCACATGATCATGACCATCACGTGCATGAGGTAGCACAACAGAAGCTGCCAGAAGAATTGGCTGAGGAGGAGGATCTGAAGCTGTATGGATTCGACTCTCATCATGGGCACCACCATAGCCATGATGGGGGCCATGACCACGAGCATGTCGGTCGGCTGCATCATTCTGGTGATTCTGATCTCCCCAAGTTAG CTCTTTGGGTGCATGCTTTGGGCTGCTCCTTTCTGGTTAGCATGGCGTCTCTTATTTGTCTCATTATTCTGCCACTAATTTTTG TACAAGGGAAACCATCCAAGGCGATTGTCGATTCATTGGCTTTATTTGGG GCCGGAGCGATGTTAGGGGATGCATTTCTTCACCAACTACCACATGCTTTTG GCGGAGAGCATTCTCACTCACATGATCATCATGTTGATCATTTGCATGAGTCAACTTCCAGACATGGACATGTTCACACTTTGAAAGATCTTTCTGTTGGAATCTCAGTTTTGT CTGGAATTGTGCTATTTCTTCTTGTAGAGAAGCTGGTGAGGTATGTTGACAATCATTCTCAAGGGGCTGGTGAATGGAATCATGgtcatcatcaccatcatcatcatcatagcAAGAATAGTAATAAGAAGCTGGATGATGTGAAAAATGTTGGGGACAATGTTCAGTCAAAATCATCTGATGGAAATGGAATGTCGTCAGAGATGCGATCTCATGACTCTTCAGACGGAAGGAATTCAACTGAACCTAGTTCTCTTCGAAAG AGAAAGGTTACTGATGGAGCTACAGGCGCTACAGACACAGCCACTGGTGAAGTTGCTAATAGTGGATCCTCCAAAAATATGATATCTTCCAAAGAAGAGGAGCCATCGCAATCATCATCAAATCTTGTGTTTGGTTATCTCAATCTTTTCTCTGACGGTGTA CACAATTTCACTGATGGAATGGCTCTAGGAAGCGCATTTCTTCTGTATGGATCTGTTGGTGGATGGTCTAGGACCCTATTTTTGCTCGCCCATGAGCTTCCTCAAGAG GTTGGTGATTTTGGTATCTTAGTACGATCGGGGTTTAGCGTATCCAAGGCCctcttcttcaattttctcTCTGCACTTGTTGCATTAGGAGGGACTGCTCTT TCACTGCTTTGGGGTCAAGATCCAGGACAGTCTTCCCTGATCGAG GGATTTACCGCTGGGGGATTTATATACATAGCAGTTGCAGGTGTGCTTGCagaaatgaataataatgGAAGCTCATCGATAAAGAGCAGTTTGGCTCAGTTGACTTCGCTTATACTCG TATTCATGCGAAAACGTAGTTCTGATATAAAGGACTGGGGTTGCTTTATTCGCTAA
- the LOC116200160 gene encoding IAA-alanine resistance protein 1 isoform X2 — MLNSIPGSTVVGPISQRRKKKKNMMNKMGHHGRQQQTQRFQLLAFIFLLCLDLSLGHEDAHHHHHHHCSHDHDHHVHEVAQQKLPEELAEEEDLKLYGFDSHHGHHHSHDGGHDHEHVGRLHHSGDSDLPKLALWVHALGCSFLVSMASLICLIILPLIFVQGKPSKAIVDSLALFGAGAMLGDAFLHQLPHAFGGEHSHSHDHHVDHLHESTSRHGHVHTLKDLSVGISVLSGIVLFLLVEKLVRYVDNHSQGAGEWNHGHHHHHHHHSKNSNKKLDDVKNVGDNVQSKSSDGNGMSSEMRSHDSSDGRNSTEPSSLRKRKVTDGATGATDTATGEVANSGSSKNMISSKEEEPSQSSSNLVFGYLNLFSDGVHNFTDGMALGSAFLLYGSVGGWSRTLFLLAHELPQEVGDFGILVRSGFSVSKALFFNFLSALVALGGTALSLLWGQDPGQSSLIEGFTAGGFIYIAVAGVLAEMNNNGSSSIKSSLAQLTSLILGMAVALCISLVE, encoded by the exons ATGCTGAACTCAATACCTGGCTCAACAGTAGTTGGTCCTATTTCacagagaaggaagaagaagaagaatatgaTGAACAAGATGGGCCATCATGGGCGGCAGCAGCAGACACAAAGATTTCAATTACTTGCATTTATCTTCTTATTATGTTTGGATCTGAGTTTGGGTCATGAGGACGCccatcaccatcaccatcatcacTGTTCACATGATCATGACCATCACGTGCATGAGGTAGCACAACAGAAGCTGCCAGAAGAATTGGCTGAGGAGGAGGATCTGAAGCTGTATGGATTCGACTCTCATCATGGGCACCACCATAGCCATGATGGGGGCCATGACCACGAGCATGTCGGTCGGCTGCATCATTCTGGTGATTCTGATCTCCCCAAGTTAG CTCTTTGGGTGCATGCTTTGGGCTGCTCCTTTCTGGTTAGCATGGCGTCTCTTATTTGTCTCATTATTCTGCCACTAATTTTTG TACAAGGGAAACCATCCAAGGCGATTGTCGATTCATTGGCTTTATTTGGG GCCGGAGCGATGTTAGGGGATGCATTTCTTCACCAACTACCACATGCTTTTG GCGGAGAGCATTCTCACTCACATGATCATCATGTTGATCATTTGCATGAGTCAACTTCCAGACATGGACATGTTCACACTTTGAAAGATCTTTCTGTTGGAATCTCAGTTTTGT CTGGAATTGTGCTATTTCTTCTTGTAGAGAAGCTGGTGAGGTATGTTGACAATCATTCTCAAGGGGCTGGTGAATGGAATCATGgtcatcatcaccatcatcatcatcatagcAAGAATAGTAATAAGAAGCTGGATGATGTGAAAAATGTTGGGGACAATGTTCAGTCAAAATCATCTGATGGAAATGGAATGTCGTCAGAGATGCGATCTCATGACTCTTCAGACGGAAGGAATTCAACTGAACCTAGTTCTCTTCGAAAG AGAAAGGTTACTGATGGAGCTACAGGCGCTACAGACACAGCCACTGGTGAAGTTGCTAATAGTGGATCCTCCAAAAATATGATATCTTCCAAAGAAGAGGAGCCATCGCAATCATCATCAAATCTTGTGTTTGGTTATCTCAATCTTTTCTCTGACGGTGTA CACAATTTCACTGATGGAATGGCTCTAGGAAGCGCATTTCTTCTGTATGGATCTGTTGGTGGATGGTCTAGGACCCTATTTTTGCTCGCCCATGAGCTTCCTCAAGAG GTTGGTGATTTTGGTATCTTAGTACGATCGGGGTTTAGCGTATCCAAGGCCctcttcttcaattttctcTCTGCACTTGTTGCATTAGGAGGGACTGCTCTT TCACTGCTTTGGGGTCAAGATCCAGGACAGTCTTCCCTGATCGAG GGATTTACCGCTGGGGGATTTATATACATAGCAGTTGCAGGTGTGCTTGCagaaatgaataataatgGAAGCTCATCGATAAAGAGCAGTTTGGCTCAGTTGACTTCGCTTATACTCGGTATGGCTGTTGCCCTTTGTATTTCTCTTGTGGAATGA
- the LOC116200160 gene encoding IAA-alanine resistance protein 1 isoform X5 codes for MLNSIPGSTVVGPISQRRKKKKNMMNKMGHHGRQQQTQRFQLLAFIFLLCLDLSLGHEDAHHHHHHHCSHDHDHHVHEVAQQKLPEELAEEEDLKLYGFDSHHGHHHSHDGGHDHEHVGRLHHSGDSDLPKLALWVHALGCSFLVSMASLICLIILPLIFVQGKPSKAIVDSLALFGAGAMLGDAFLHQLPHAFGGEHSHSHDHHVDHLHESTSRHGHVHTLKDLSVGISVLSGIVLFLLVEKLVRYVDNHSQGAGEWNHGHHHHHHHHSKNSNKKLDDVKNVGDNVQSKSSDGNGMSSEMRSHDSSDGRNSTEPSSLRKRKVTDGATGATDTATGEVANSGSSKNMISSKEEEPSQSSSNLVFGYLNLFSDGVHNFTDGMALGSAFLLYGSVGGWSRTLFLLAHELPQEVGDFGILVRSGFSVSKALFFNFLSALVALGGTALEVSSVALS; via the exons ATGCTGAACTCAATACCTGGCTCAACAGTAGTTGGTCCTATTTCacagagaaggaagaagaagaagaatatgaTGAACAAGATGGGCCATCATGGGCGGCAGCAGCAGACACAAAGATTTCAATTACTTGCATTTATCTTCTTATTATGTTTGGATCTGAGTTTGGGTCATGAGGACGCccatcaccatcaccatcatcacTGTTCACATGATCATGACCATCACGTGCATGAGGTAGCACAACAGAAGCTGCCAGAAGAATTGGCTGAGGAGGAGGATCTGAAGCTGTATGGATTCGACTCTCATCATGGGCACCACCATAGCCATGATGGGGGCCATGACCACGAGCATGTCGGTCGGCTGCATCATTCTGGTGATTCTGATCTCCCCAAGTTAG CTCTTTGGGTGCATGCTTTGGGCTGCTCCTTTCTGGTTAGCATGGCGTCTCTTATTTGTCTCATTATTCTGCCACTAATTTTTG TACAAGGGAAACCATCCAAGGCGATTGTCGATTCATTGGCTTTATTTGGG GCCGGAGCGATGTTAGGGGATGCATTTCTTCACCAACTACCACATGCTTTTG GCGGAGAGCATTCTCACTCACATGATCATCATGTTGATCATTTGCATGAGTCAACTTCCAGACATGGACATGTTCACACTTTGAAAGATCTTTCTGTTGGAATCTCAGTTTTGT CTGGAATTGTGCTATTTCTTCTTGTAGAGAAGCTGGTGAGGTATGTTGACAATCATTCTCAAGGGGCTGGTGAATGGAATCATGgtcatcatcaccatcatcatcatcatagcAAGAATAGTAATAAGAAGCTGGATGATGTGAAAAATGTTGGGGACAATGTTCAGTCAAAATCATCTGATGGAAATGGAATGTCGTCAGAGATGCGATCTCATGACTCTTCAGACGGAAGGAATTCAACTGAACCTAGTTCTCTTCGAAAG AGAAAGGTTACTGATGGAGCTACAGGCGCTACAGACACAGCCACTGGTGAAGTTGCTAATAGTGGATCCTCCAAAAATATGATATCTTCCAAAGAAGAGGAGCCATCGCAATCATCATCAAATCTTGTGTTTGGTTATCTCAATCTTTTCTCTGACGGTGTA CACAATTTCACTGATGGAATGGCTCTAGGAAGCGCATTTCTTCTGTATGGATCTGTTGGTGGATGGTCTAGGACCCTATTTTTGCTCGCCCATGAGCTTCCTCAAGAG GTTGGTGATTTTGGTATCTTAGTACGATCGGGGTTTAGCGTATCCAAGGCCctcttcttcaattttctcTCTGCACTTGTTGCATTAGGAGGGACTGCTCTT GAGGTTTCATCAGTTGCTCTCTCATGA